One genomic window of Halolamina sediminis includes the following:
- a CDS encoding sugar O-acetyltransferase: protein MASEKEKMLRGDLYDADDPELVAERERARELTRAYNQTAADDQETRRALLTDLLGSVGEELAIEPPFRCDYGYNIHVGENFYANFDCVILDVCPVEIGRNCKLAPGVHIYTATHPLDRAERATGAEYGEPVTVGDDVWIGGQAVVNPGVSIGDGAVVGSGAVVTDDVPAGALVRGNPATVVKELD, encoded by the coding sequence ATGGCGAGCGAGAAGGAGAAGATGTTGCGCGGCGACCTGTACGACGCCGACGACCCCGAACTCGTCGCCGAGCGGGAGCGGGCCCGCGAACTCACGCGGGCCTACAACCAGACGGCGGCCGACGATCAGGAGACACGGCGAGCGCTACTGACCGATCTGCTCGGCTCCGTGGGCGAGGAGCTCGCTATCGAACCGCCGTTCCGGTGTGACTACGGGTACAACATCCACGTCGGCGAGAACTTCTACGCGAACTTCGACTGCGTGATACTCGACGTGTGTCCGGTCGAGATCGGCCGGAACTGCAAGCTCGCGCCGGGCGTCCACATCTACACCGCGACACATCCGCTCGACCGCGCCGAACGCGCGACCGGGGCGGAGTACGGCGAGCCGGTGACCGTCGGCGACGACGTCTGGATCGGGGGCCAAGCGGTCGTCAACCCGGGTGTCAGTATCGGCGACGGCGCCGTCGTCGGGTCGGGCGCGGTCGTCACCGACGACGTGCCAGCGGGGGCCCTCGTGCGGGGGAACCCGGCGACGGTCGTGAAGGAGTTGGACTGA
- a CDS encoding CDP-2,3-bis-(O-geranylgeranyl)-sn-glycerol synthase — MLELIAGALWAMLPAYVPNNAAVLAGGGRPIDGGRTLGGARLLGDGKTWRGTAVGTAVGIALALALDAVAPAVGDALGITLPNFPITAALGLALGAMLGDIGASFVKRRSGRERGAAFPGLDQLDFVVGALLLALLFAPDWTLSVFTPARVAVVAVVTPLLHLATNGIAYWLGVKDEPW; from the coding sequence ATGCTCGAACTGATCGCCGGCGCGCTCTGGGCGATGCTCCCGGCGTACGTCCCGAACAACGCGGCCGTGCTCGCGGGCGGCGGCCGCCCCATCGACGGCGGCCGAACCCTCGGCGGCGCGCGACTGCTCGGCGACGGGAAGACGTGGCGCGGCACGGCCGTCGGCACGGCCGTCGGCATCGCGCTCGCGCTCGCGCTCGACGCCGTCGCGCCCGCGGTCGGCGACGCGTTGGGGATCACGCTCCCGAACTTCCCGATCACCGCGGCGCTGGGGCTCGCACTCGGCGCGATGCTGGGCGACATCGGCGCGTCGTTCGTCAAACGCCGCAGCGGCCGCGAGCGCGGCGCGGCGTTCCCCGGGCTCGACCAACTGGACTTCGTGGTCGGCGCGCTGCTGCTCGCGCTGCTGTTCGCGCCCGACTGGACGCTGTCGGTGTTCACGCCCGCACGCGTCGCCGTCGTCGCCGTGGTCACGCCGCTGCTGCATCTCGCGACCAACGGGATCGCCTACTGGCTCGGCGTGAAAGACGAGCCGTGGTAA